One Capsicum annuum cultivar UCD-10X-F1 chromosome 2, UCD10Xv1.1, whole genome shotgun sequence genomic window carries:
- the LOC107861223 gene encoding transcription factor bHLH162, with the protein MEQTYCNKPTSSSLSCKTADRKTIEKNRRSQMKDLYMKLNSLVHHDQHSKEFSSLPDQLEEAANYIKKLQIDLEKMRQKKEGLTAASTVNSRSMSNNNAGRTIIERTLPLPHIEIHIVDSALEVLLITGSDYHYMFNDIIRMLHEDGVQVINASYTAVGDSIYHSIHSKVGESATYLSGYGNAARISEKLKQFVGAAARLLPIKQ; encoded by the exons ATGGAGCAAACGTACTGTAACAAACCTACCTCTTCATCATTATCATGTAAAACAGCTGACAGAAAAACAATTGAGAAAAACAGAAGAAGTCAAATGAAGGATCTCTATATGAAACTCAATTCACTTGTCCATCATGATCAACATTCTAAG GAATTTTCGTCACTGCCAGATCAACTAGAAGAAGCAGCCAATTACATTAAGAAACTACAGATAGATTTGGAGAAAATGAGACAGAAAAAAGAAGGATTAACAGCAGCTAGTACTGTAAATTCAAGATCAATGTCAAACAATAATGCTGGGAGAACAATAATAGAAAGGACGTTGCCATTGCCACATATTGAGATTCATATTGTTGATTCAGCTCTAGAAGTGCTTCTAATTACTGGATCAGATTATCACTACATGTTCAACGATATCATTCGTATGCTTCATGAAGATGGCGTACAAGTTATTAATGCCAGTTATACTGCCGTAGGTGATTCCATCTACCATTCCATACATTCCAAG GTGGGAGAAAGTGCAACGTATTTGTCAGGATACGGAAATGCTGCAAGAATTTCTGAGAAATTAAAGCAGTTTGTGGGTGCAGCTGCTAGGTTGCTACCAATCAAACAATGa
- the LOC107858173 gene encoding uncharacterized mitochondrial protein AtMg00810-like, with translation MKDLGELKYFLGIEFARSKKGISMHQRKYALELISEAGLSGAKPAITPIDVNTKLTSRQYDEVNKEKYNTNKDPPADQNTYQRLIGKLLYLTVTRPDILFGVQTLSQFLQAPKKSHMEAALRIVKYIKKQPGQGILLSSNYKNKVTAFCDADWAACPNTRRSVTGFMIKFGESLVSWKSKKQTVVSRSSAEAKYRSLATTIAELTWLLGMLKEIGVEVMQAVKVFRDSKSAL, from the coding sequence ATGAAAGACTTGGGAGAATTGAAATACTTCTTAGGTATTGAGTTTGCAAGGTCAAAAAAGGGTATCAGTATGCACCAAAGGAAATATGCACTGGAGTTAATCTCAGAAGCAGGATTATCAGGTGCAAAACCTGCTATTACACCTATCGATGTCAATACTAAACTTACATCCAGACAATATGATGAAGTCAATAAGGAAAAGTATAACACAAATAAAGATCCTCCAGCTGATCAGAATACTTATCAAAGACTGATAGGAAAGTTACTATACTTAACAGTCACTAGACCAGATATATTATTTGGGGTACAAACCCTTAGTCAATTTCTtcaagcaccaaagaaatctcaCATGGAAGCAGCACTAAGGATTGTAAAGTATATCAAGAAGCAGCCTGGTCAAGGAATCctactttcaagtaactacaaaAATAAGGTTACTGCATTTTGTGATGCAGATTGGGCAGCATGTCCTAATACTAGAAGGTCAGTTACAGGATTTATGATAAAGTTTGGTGAATCTCTTGTATCATGGAAGTCTAAGAAGCAAACTGTGGTTTCAAGAAGTTCTGCAGAGGCAAAATACAGAAGTTTAGCTACTACTATTGCTGAATTGACTTGGCTACTTGGAATGTTGAAAGAAATAGGAGTTGAAGTGATGCAAGCTGTAAAGGTGTTTAGGGATAGCAAATCAGCATTATAG